Proteins encoded together in one Luteibaculum oceani window:
- a CDS encoding DUF4249 family protein produces MKTRALLFFCLSFIFLACDDEIDVFSDDPNLPVVYGVLNSKDSVHYVRITRTFRGEGNNLEYAKIPDSSYTQITNVKLEALSGSSVRATYTGNMVELAPKKEGDFFTEPNFAYEFQIPELDKYSEYRLSFDHAGNEVMAQATIPSKPSFVNVATFSVVNNDITTGNQPFYGNLIFDYNTASKGKLYLLSFVFRYTEFYQDGSSEEKELVMDLSEFPSQNISGGDKIRYRLNGLSFLSRLAALIKPDPNVKSRLVGNGTVILTSVAEELFIYQQATSGTGGVSQSNLNYTNVYIDNGETGLGIFEGASTIEATRDFSNFSVKAIIFSEQTAGLKFCTDRQSILSDNPSAACD; encoded by the coding sequence ATGAAAACAAGAGCACTTTTATTTTTCTGTCTTTCATTCATTTTTCTTGCCTGCGATGATGAAATCGATGTATTCTCAGACGACCCCAACTTACCTGTGGTTTATGGGGTTTTAAACAGCAAGGATAGTGTGCACTACGTTAGAATAACTCGTACTTTCAGAGGAGAAGGAAATAACCTAGAGTACGCCAAAATTCCTGATAGTAGTTATACGCAAATAACCAATGTAAAACTCGAAGCTCTTTCGGGGAGCTCGGTGAGAGCTACTTACACTGGGAATATGGTGGAGTTGGCTCCAAAAAAGGAAGGTGATTTTTTTACTGAGCCTAATTTTGCTTACGAGTTTCAAATCCCTGAGTTAGATAAATATTCAGAATACAGGCTGTCTTTCGATCATGCTGGAAACGAGGTTATGGCCCAAGCAACCATTCCATCTAAACCAAGTTTTGTTAACGTTGCAACTTTTTCGGTGGTTAATAATGACATAACCACTGGAAATCAACCCTTTTATGGCAACCTTATTTTCGATTATAATACAGCATCAAAGGGGAAACTATACCTGTTGAGTTTTGTATTTAGGTATACCGAATTTTATCAGGATGGTTCCAGCGAGGAAAAAGAATTGGTAATGGACTTGAGTGAATTTCCTTCCCAAAATATATCCGGAGGCGATAAAATTAGATATCGTTTAAACGGTCTTAGTTTTTTAAGCCGATTGGCAGCATTGATAAAACCAGATCCAAACGTAAAGAGTCGTTTGGTTGGAAACGGAACTGTAATTTTAACCTCTGTTGCAGAGGAGTTGTTTATATACCAACAAGCCACCAGTGGAACGGGAGGAGTAAGTCAGAGTAACCTGAACTACACCAACGTATATATAGATAACGGAGAAACTGGATTGGGTATATTCGAAGGAGCTTCTACCATAGAGGCAACACGAGATTTCTCCAATTTTAGTGTTAAGGCCATTATTTTTAGCGAGCAAACAGCAGGATTGAAGTTCTGTACTGACAGACAGAGCATACTGTCTGACAATCCAAGTGCCGCTTGTGACTAA
- the dnaK gene encoding molecular chaperone DnaK codes for MSKVIGIDLGTTNSCVAVMEGNEPVVISNSEGKRTTPSIVAFVDGGERKIGDPAKRQAITNPNKTIYSIKRFMGKSFDECSKEVARVPYSVEKGDNNTPRVKIDDRMYTPQEISAMILQKMKKTAEDYLGQEVTEAVITVPAYFNDSERQATKEAGEIAGLKVRRIINEPTAASLAYGLDKKTEDAKIVVFDCGGGTHDVSILELGDGVFEVKSTDGDVHLGGDDFDQVIIDWLVEEFKNENGGLDLSKDPMALQRLKEAAEKAKIELSSTTSTEINLPYIMPVDGIPKHLVKSLSRAKFEQLADELIKRTIEPCRTALKNADLNVSDIDEVILVGGSTRIPAIQEAVKSFFGKEPSKGVNPDEVVALGAAIQGGVLTGEVKDVLLLDVTPLSLGIETMGGVMTKLIEANTTIPTKKSETFSTASDNQPSVEIHVLQGERPMAKDNRTIGRFHLDGIPPAPRGVPQIEVTFDIDANGILHVGAKDKATGKEQSIRIEASSGLSQDEIEKMKREAEANAETDKKAKENIEKLNQADSLIFQTEKQLKEFGDKLPEDKKKPIEDALADLKKAYENKEDIAGIEAATNKLNEVFQAASQEMYQAQQQAQGGAQPGADAGAGANENADEEVSDVDFEEVNDEKK; via the coding sequence ATGAGCAAAGTAATAGGTATAGACTTAGGTACCACCAACTCCTGTGTAGCGGTAATGGAAGGGAACGAGCCTGTTGTAATTAGCAACAGTGAAGGGAAAAGAACCACTCCATCTATCGTTGCTTTTGTAGACGGTGGTGAAAGAAAAATTGGAGATCCGGCAAAGCGTCAGGCAATTACCAATCCAAATAAAACCATCTACTCTATCAAAAGATTTATGGGTAAATCCTTTGATGAGTGTAGTAAAGAGGTAGCAAGAGTGCCCTATTCTGTTGAAAAAGGAGATAACAATACTCCAAGAGTAAAAATCGACGACAGAATGTACACGCCTCAAGAAATCTCTGCAATGATTCTTCAAAAAATGAAGAAGACTGCTGAGGATTATCTTGGGCAAGAAGTAACTGAGGCTGTTATTACAGTACCAGCTTACTTTAACGATAGTGAGCGTCAGGCTACTAAGGAGGCAGGTGAAATTGCTGGATTAAAAGTAAGACGTATCATTAACGAACCTACAGCTGCATCACTAGCTTATGGTTTAGATAAAAAGACAGAAGATGCTAAAATTGTAGTATTCGACTGTGGTGGTGGTACGCACGACGTTTCTATCCTTGAATTAGGAGACGGAGTATTCGAAGTAAAATCTACCGATGGTGATGTACACCTTGGTGGAGACGATTTCGACCAAGTAATAATCGACTGGTTAGTAGAAGAATTTAAAAACGAAAATGGAGGATTGGATCTTTCAAAAGACCCAATGGCACTTCAGCGTTTGAAAGAGGCTGCTGAAAAAGCTAAAATTGAGCTTTCTAGCACCACTTCTACCGAAATCAACCTGCCATACATTATGCCGGTTGATGGTATCCCAAAACACTTAGTAAAATCGCTTTCAAGAGCTAAGTTCGAGCAATTAGCTGATGAGCTAATCAAAAGAACTATCGAGCCTTGTAGAACTGCACTTAAGAATGCAGATCTTAACGTTTCAGATATCGATGAGGTAATTTTAGTAGGAGGATCTACTCGTATTCCAGCGATCCAAGAAGCTGTAAAATCTTTCTTCGGAAAAGAGCCATCTAAAGGGGTTAACCCAGATGAGGTTGTTGCTTTAGGAGCTGCTATACAGGGTGGAGTATTAACTGGTGAGGTTAAGGATGTACTTCTTCTAGATGTTACTCCACTTTCACTTGGTATCGAAACCATGGGAGGTGTAATGACCAAGCTTATCGAGGCAAACACAACCATCCCTACTAAAAAGTCGGAAACTTTCTCTACAGCATCTGATAATCAACCTTCGGTTGAAATTCATGTGTTGCAAGGTGAGCGTCCAATGGCGAAAGATAACAGAACTATCGGTCGTTTCCACTTAGATGGAATTCCACCAGCGCCAAGAGGTGTACCTCAAATCGAAGTAACTTTTGATATCGACGCGAACGGTATTCTTCACGTAGGAGCCAAGGATAAAGCCACTGGTAAAGAGCAAAGCATCAGAATTGAGGCTTCTTCAGGATTGTCTCAAGATGAAATCGAGAAAATGAAGCGCGAAGCTGAGGCGAACGCTGAAACCGATAAGAAGGCTAAAGAAAATATCGAGAAGTTAAACCAAGCAGATAGCTTAATTTTCCAAACGGAGAAACAGCTTAAAGAGTTTGGAGATAAACTTCCAGAAGATAAGAAAAAGCCTATCGAGGATGCTTTAGCAGATCTTAAGAAAGCATACGAAAACAAAGAAGATATTGCTGGAATTGAAGCGGCTACTAACAAGCTGAATGAAGTATTCCAAGCGGCTTCTCAAGAAATGTATCAGGCGCAGCAACAAGCTCAAGGTGGCGCACAGCCTGGAGCAGACGCTGGAGCTGGAGCAAACGAAAATGCAGACGAAGAGGTTTCTGATGTAGATTTCGAAGAAGTAAACGACGAGAAGAAGTAA
- a CDS encoding YhgN family NAAT transporter has translation MEATIWSSAVLLFFLMDPLGNIPVLISVLKGIDPKRQRKIIIRELLMAFVILNIFLFAGKPLLDFLQLDQESVKISGGIILLIIGLRMIFPKQDGVMGYTPDGEPFLVPIAIPLIAGPSVLAMLIIMTQNAPGKMFDWFLSLSISWIGTSIILLTAPVFLKILKKRGLIALERLMGMILVMMAVQMLKEGIKFLMG, from the coding sequence ATGGAAGCAACTATCTGGTCGTCAGCCGTTTTACTTTTCTTTTTGATGGATCCTTTAGGAAATATCCCCGTATTAATTTCAGTTTTAAAGGGAATAGACCCTAAGCGGCAGCGAAAAATTATCATTCGCGAGCTACTTATGGCCTTTGTTATCCTTAATATCTTCCTATTTGCTGGTAAACCGCTACTAGATTTCTTACAGCTAGATCAGGAATCGGTTAAAATATCGGGAGGAATTATTCTTTTGATTATTGGATTGAGAATGATATTCCCAAAACAGGATGGAGTTATGGGCTACACACCAGATGGTGAACCCTTTTTGGTTCCAATTGCCATTCCGCTTATTGCAGGACCATCGGTTTTGGCCATGTTAATTATTATGACGCAAAACGCCCCGGGGAAAATGTTTGATTGGTTCCTATCACTAAGTATTTCATGGATAGGGACCTCCATCATATTACTAACGGCTCCGGTCTTCTTAAAAATTTTGAAGAAGCGCGGATTGATTGCCTTAGAGCGATTAATGGGAATGATATTAGTAATGATGGCAGTACAAATGCTTAAAGAGGGAATTAAATTTTTAATGGGCTAG